A single Fundulus heteroclitus isolate FHET01 chromosome 4, MU-UCD_Fhet_4.1, whole genome shotgun sequence DNA region contains:
- the LOC105918414 gene encoding dynein regulatory complex subunit 4: MPPKKKETSKKPEAAKTQTLINGLTKEELSKEQIEEHIVRLREELEREKEERNYFQLERDKIQTFREGTDRKLERVKAELKNLEKAIEDDEAHHQVEIKVFKQKMKHLLCEHQNTISELEADVSASAKRLQDEQDQLEAELCEEILTILTDTQTINSEDVFRELQLKHDAEMAAARDKWERLVAETVAKYKTEKQQLEKDQDNTLKSLICERELLWNSHLSDLREDLRKGLREAEETFRVQDEDTTAHFEELEKCRFKTSRNVEKVKETWSALLKENKELTLVAAEANDELSLLERKAKFSPLKKAPIRNPHEKALKDLKRDHDELDQKFCKLQIELDELRSSVPRKIYMAQDQADESLRPLEDELQALAGQLEETQAQLHSVLSAPNLDQTAVTEITYQVEKDLESKNSAIKDLRHRIYLISQSRRAMLLKAEAKRRAPLK, from the exons ATG CCGCCCAAAAAGAAAGAGACTAGTAAAAAGCCGGAGGCTGCAAAGACCCAAACTCTGATAAATGGTCTCACCAAGGAGGAGTTGTCCAAGGAGCAG ATAGAAGAGCACATTGTGCGACTTCGTGAGGAGCTGGAaagggagaaggaggagaggaactaCTTCCAGCTGGAGAGAGATAAGATTCAGACCTTTCGGGAAGGTACAGACAGAAAACTAGAGAGGGTTAAGGCCGAACTTAAAAACTTGGAGAAGGCCATAGAAGATGATGAGGCGCATCACCAAGTAGAGATAAAG GTCtttaaacagaagatgaagcACCTCCTGTGTGAGCACCAGAACACGATCTCTGAGCTGGAAGCAGATGTTTCCGCATCGGCTAAGAGGCTGCAGGATGAGCAGGATCAGCTGGAGGCAGAGCTGTGTGAGGAAATCTTAACCATCCTGACTGACACGCAGACGATCAACAGCGAAGACGTTTTCAGAGAACTTCAGCTG AAACACGACGCGGAAATGGCTGCAGCTAGGGACAAGTGGGAGAGGCTAGTAGCAG AAACCGTAGCCAAATAtaagacagagaaacagcagCTGGAAAAAGATCAGGACAACACATTGAAAAGTTTGATCTGTGAGCGTGAGCTGCTATGGAATAGCCACCTCAGCGACCTTCGAGAAGACCTCAGAAAAGGCTTACGCGAGGCAGAAGAAACGTTTCGCGTGCAGGACGAGGACACAACAGCACATTTTGAAGAACTTGAG AAATGCAGATTTAAAACCAGCAGGAACGTGGAGAAGGTGAAAGAGACCTGGTCTGCTCTtttgaaggaaaataaagaacttaCTTTAGTTGCTGCGGAAGCCAACGATGAACTTAGCCTTctggaaagaaaagcaaaattcTCCCCACTGAAAAAG GCTCCCATTAGAAATCCTCATGAAAAGGCACTGAAAGACTTGAAGAGAGACCACGATGAGCTGGATCAGAAATTCTGCAAG CTTCAGATTGAGTTGGACGAACTGCGCTCGTCCGTCCCCCGGAAAATCTATATGGCGCAGGACCAGGCGGATGAGTCGCTCAGGCCTCTGGAGGATGAGCTGCAGGCTCTGGCAGGGCAGCTGGAGGAGACCCAGGCTCAGCTCCACTCCGTGCTCTCAGCCCCCAACCTGGACCAAACGGCTGTCACTGAGATCACTTACCAAGTCGAG AAAGATCTGGAGTCCAAAAATTCTGCCATCAAGGACCTAAGGCATCGAATATATCTCATTTCTCAG AGTCGCAGAGCCATGCTGCTGAAGGCTGAAGCAAAACGAAGAGCTCCTCTCAAGTGA